Part of the Candidatus Methylomirabilota bacterium genome, AAGGCGTCGTTCCACGAGCCGCCGGCGCCCCCGCGCGCCTCCGGCACCTGCGGCAGGGTGAGGCCGTTCTCCTCCAGCGCCTGCCAGAGCGCGGCGGGCCACTCGCCCTTCTCGGCGCCCTCGAGGACGGCGGTGGTGGCGTGATCGGTGAACAGGCGCGTGCACGTCTCGTTCAGGATCGTCTGCAGCTCGTTCATGGTCTCGCTCCGCTCGACCGGACTCTTGTATCCGCTCGGCTCGCCTTCGGCTGCACCTCGCCCTACCGTAGGCCCAGCCCGCGGGCGATGATGCCGCGGAGGACTTCGCGGGTGCCGCCGCGCAGCGAGAAAGATGGCGCATGCTGGACCAGGTAGCCCAGCGTCTTCTCGAAGTCGCTCCCGCTGCCCAGCCGGGGCTCGGCGCCGGTCAGCGCGTGCACCGCCTCCGGGATCTCCTGCTCGAAGGTGGTGCCGATGTCCTTGACCACCGCGGCCTCCAGGTTGGTGGACTTGCCGGCCTGCAGCATGGTGGCGATCGACAGCGACATCTGACGCAGCGTCACCAGGTGCGCGGTGAAGTGGCCGATAAGGGCCGCGGCGCGCTCGCCCGGCTCCTGGCCCGCCTCGCGGATCAGCTCGATCACGAGCTGCAGCGACGAGAGATAGCGCTCCGGTCCGCTCCGCTCGAAGCCCAGCTCGGTCGTCACCTGCTTCCAGCCGTCACCCTCCTGGCCCACCCGCATGTCGTCGGGCACGAGGCAGTCCTGGAAGTGCACCTCGTTGAAGTGGTGGCCGCCGGCCAGGTCGATGATCGGGCGGATCGAGATGCCGGGCGATTTCAGATCGACCAGGAACTGCGAGAGTCCCTCGTGCTTCTTGTCCGGCACCACCTTGGTGCGGAAGAGGGCGATGGCGTAGTCGGACAGGTGCGCGTTGCTGGTCCAGATCTTGGTGCCGCTGACCCGGTAGCCGCCCGCCACCTTCTCGGCCCGCGTGCGGATCGAGGCCAGGTCCGAGCCCGAGTCCGGCTCGCTCATGCCGATGGCGAAGGCGAGCTCGCCCCGCGCGATGCGGGGCAGGAAGCGCTGACGCTGCTCCTCGGTGCCGAAGCGCAGCAGGAGCGGCCCGCTCTGGCGGTCGGCCACCCAGTGCGCGCTCACCGGCGCGCCGGCGGCCAGCGTCTCCTCGAGCACCACGTAGCGCTCCAGCGCGGAGCGCTCGTGGCCGCCGTACTTCTTGGGCCACGTCATGCCGATCCAGCCGCGCTCGCCCATGCGGCGCGAGAAGTCGCGATTGAACCCGCCCCACGACCGCGCGCGATCGGCGCCCCGGTACTGGGCCAGCTCCTGCTTGAGGAAGGTGCGCACCTCGTCGCGCAGCGCCTCCGCCTCGGGCGGCAGCGTGGACAGCTCGAAGTTGAATGTCGCCATGATCGTGACCCCTCTCCTTATATCCGCTCGGCTCGCCTTCGGCTGCACCTCGCCAAGCTACTACCTGAACAGAGATCGGGCGATGACCATCCGATGCACTTCCGAGGGCCCCTCGCCGATGCGGCGCACGCGGGCCTCGCGATACCAGCGCTCCAGCGGGAATTCCTTCGACACCCCGTAGCCGCCGTGGATCTGCACCGCCGCGTCGATCACGCGGCCCAGGACCTCGCTGGAGTAGAGCTTGGCGATGGAGGCCTCCACCCGCGCGTCCTCGCCGCGGTCGGCCTTCCAGGCGCCCTCCCAGATGATCCACCGGCACGCGCGCAACTCCACCTCTGCGTCGGCCAGCATCCACTGGATGGCCTGGCGCTGACTGAGCGGGGCGCCGAAGGTCGAGCGCTGCTTGGCGTGGGCGATGGCCATGCGGTGCGCGGCCACCGCCACCCCCAGGTTGCACGCCGAGTACGGGAAGCGGTTCTTCACCAGCAGGTCGAAGGCGAGGTCGAGCCCCTGCCCCTCCTGGCCGATCAGGTTCTCGGCCGGGATCTCGCAGTCCTCGAACGAGACGTCGTTGGGAATCGCCGAGGTGCGGATCACCCGGATCGGCCTGGCGTGGAACCCCGGGGTGCCGTGCTCCACGATGAAGCAGGAGATGCCGCCGCGGCCCTTCCCCTTGTCGGTGCGCGCGAAGACGATGCCCCACGGCGCGTCGTGCGCGCGCGAGATGAAGACCTTTCTTCCGTTGAGCACCCACCGGTCGCCGCGACGCTCGGCGCGGGTCTGGATCGCGCCGGCCGGATCGGAGCCGCCCGAGGGCTCGGTGATCGCGAAGAAGGTCTCGTTGCCGTCGCGCAGCGTCGGCACCGCGTACTTCTCGATCTGCGCCTTGCTGCCCGCCCAGATCGCGGGCGGAGGATAGCGGCCGAAGACACCGCCGCCGGGATTGTACAGGCCCATGCGGTGCTGGGACATCGCCTCCAGCACCACGCACATGCTGAAGGTATCGAGCCCGCCGCCGCCGTACTGCTCCGGAGCCGCGAGCGTCCAGAGGCCCGCCGCCTTGGTCTTGGCGGCCAGCCGCTGGAACTCCTCACGCGGCAGGTCCGGCGCGTCCGGATCGAGCGTCTGCTCGAGCGGGACGATCTCGTCCTGGACGAAGCGCCGGACCTGATCGCCGAGCAGGCGCAGCTCTTCCGGAAGCGTGAAGCCGGGGAACACCGTCATGGTGGGGGGATGATACCACCCCGGCCACCGCCCGAGCGGCGTCCCCGCAGTTCTGGACGCGGGAACTACTGGGCCTTCTTCAGGCTCACCGCGGCAGCGCCGAAATCCGCGTCCGCGACGCCCCACAGCTCGCGCGAGCCGTCGGCGTTCGTCCGCTGCTTGAGCGTGTAGCGGACCGGGCGCGACTGGCGGGGAGACGTGCCCTCGAGCTGGACGCGATCATCCGCGAACCAGCTGCTGCCGGTGGCACCGGTCATGGCCTTCCAGGCGCCGTCCGCCGAGAAGGTGATCCATACCTCCATCTCCTTGGCCCGCTCCATGGCGGTGGCGACCTGGACCGCGCTGCCGCGCCAGGTTCCCGTCAGCCAGTCCGGATGCACCTGCTGTGCCGCCGGCGGAATCTCCCGGGAAGAAGAAGAGGCGCACGCGGCCAGCGACAGGGCCAGCAGGAACAGCGCGATGGTCAGCACGGACCGATTCGTCATGGGTTCCTCCTTGTGGAGCGGCAGTGTGCGCGATCGTCCGACCGTGGTCCATGGGACCTTGGTCTCATGTACACTCGGGGGCGGCCCGGCCGGGCCGAATCCCCACGCCCGAGGAGAGACGCTCGACATGAAGAAGCGATGGTCGCTGTCGGTCCCGATGGAGGGATTCGCCCTGCCAGAGCTGGGCGACGTCGCTCGGGACGCGGAGCGGCTCGGCTACACCGACGCCTGGTCGTTCGAGGTGGACGGCGTCGACGGCTTCACCCCGCTCGCCGTCATCGGACTGGCCACGGACATGCGCATCGGCATCGCCATCGCGAACGTGTTCACCCGCGGCCCGGCCACGCTGGCCTCCACCGCGGCCGGTCTCGCCGACGTGGCCCCCGGCCGCTTCGTGCTCGGCATCGGCGCGGGCTCGCAGCCCATCGTGGAGTCGTGGAACGGCGGCCGGTTCAGCAAGCCGGCCACCCGCGTGCGCGAGACCGCCCAGTTCCTGCGCGCCGCGCTGGCGGGCGAGCGGGTGGTCTTCAAGGGCGAGACCATCACGGTGGACGGCTTTCGGCTCAGCCGCGTGCCGAAGGAGCCGGTGCCCATCCACGTCGCGGCCCTCCGCGAGGGCATGCTGCGGGTCGCGGGCCAGGTAGGGGACGGCGTGATCTTGAACTGGCTCTCCCCCGACGACGTGCCGCGCTCGGTCGGGGTGGTGCGCGAGGCGGCCCGGCGAGCCGGACGCGACGCCGACGCGATCGAGGTCACCGCGCGGCTCTTCGTCAACCTGGATCCGCCGGGGCCGGAGTCGGACCTGGTGGTGCGCCGTCACATCGCCGGCTATCTGAACGTGCCGGTGTACCGCGCCTTCCAGGAATGGCTCGGCCGCCGCGAGGCGCTCGGCCCGATGTGGAGCGCGTGGAGCGCGGGCGATCGCAAGGCCGCGGTGGCCGCGATCCCCGAGCAGGTGATGAGCGACCTGATGCCGCGCGGCGATCTGAGCCAGCTCAAGGCGCACATCCAGCGCTATCTGGACCGCGGCATCGACACCGCTTTTCTCTCGCTCATGACCTCGGAGCCCGATCCGCAGAAGAAGCGCGACCTGATGCTCGACGCCCTGCGCGCCCTCGCCCCCGGCCGCAAGTGAAGGGCGAGGTGCGGCCGCGGTCGGGCGAGGTGCAGCCGACGGCGAGCCGAGCGAATACGACGATCCAGCCGAGCGAATACAAAAAAGACGTCAGGGGGGCTACACATGGCCGATGAGGTGCTGCTGACCGTCGACGCCGGCATCGCCACCGTCACCCTGAACCGGCCGGATCAGCGCAACGCGATGAGCACCGCGCTGCTCCAGGGCCTGCGCGCCGCGTTCGACGGCCTCGACGAGCGGCGCGACGTCCGGGTGGTGGTGATCAAAGGCGCCGGCCCCGCGTTCTGCGCGGGCATGGACCTCAAGGAGATGCAGCAGCGGCGCGGGGAGGCCGATCCGGAGGGCAACGTGGTCGAGGTGCTGCAGCGGGTGGAGCGCTCGCGGCATCCCACCATCGCGGCGCTGCACGGCGATGCCATCGCGGGCGGCTGCGAGCTGGCGCTCCACTGCGACCTGCGCGTGGCCGCCGAGCCCGCGCGCCTCGGCATGCCGCTGGCGCGCATCGGGCTCGTCATCCCGTTCCCGCTGGGCCAGAAGCTGGTGGAGATCATCGGCCCCGCGCACACCCGTCACCTGCTGTTCACCGGCCAGCCGGTCGACGCGCGCCGGGCCTACGAGATCGGCATGGTGCACCAGGTGGTGACGCCCGGCGAGCTGGACGCGGCGGTGCAGGCGCTTGCCCGGCGCATCGCCGACAACGCCCCGTTCTCGCTCGCCGGCATCAAGGCGAGCATCCTGCGGGCCACGTCGCTGCGCGAGAGTATCCGGCACGACGACCTGGACGCGGCCGCGACCCGGGCCCGGACGAGCGGCGACGCCCAGGAAGGGCGTCGCGCGATGCTGGAGAAGCGGAAGCCGCAGTTCAGGGGCGAGTAGAAGGGCGGAGGGGCCTCGACGGCCCCCTTGTATCGTAGGGCCTTCTAGCGCGGTGGACCGCCCGCCATCATCGCGGCGACCGCGCGCGCGAGCGGATCGTCGGCGGCGGCCAGCGCCGCGCGCGTGCGCCCCTGGTCCACCGCGTCGCGGTTCTGGCTGAGCTTGGCCTTGCCCTCGAGGCGATCGATCGGGATCTCGAAGGCGACGATGCCTCGCTGCATGCCCGCCACGTAGTCGTCGGGGAGCGACTCGAACGACCATGCCGTCCCGCCCGCGCCCTCGTAGACGTGGACCAGATCGGCCAGCAGCGCCTTCACCCGCGACGCGTCCTCGACGAGCGAGCCCGTACCGGAGGCGTGCACCGCGACGTAGTTCCAGGTCGGCACGCTCGGATGCGTCGCGTACCACGACGGCGAGACGTAGGCGTGCGCGCCGGCGAAGACCACGAGGGTCGGACGGCCGGCGGCCAGGTAGCGCCAGTGCGGATTGGCCCGCGCCACGTGGCCGCGGAGGGTGCCGAGGGCGCCGCGACCGGCGTCCACCAGCATCGGCAGGTGGGTGACGAACGGCGCGCCCGCGTCATCCGCGGTGACCATCATCGCGAAGCTCTGCGCCCGCATCAGCGCGTGACACCAGACGGTGTCGGTGACCTCGAAGTGGCGAGGAACGTACATGATCCCTCCCGGGCCTCAGGGGAGGCGCAGGCGACCGTCGATGACCGGGACCACGCGGCCGCCGACCTCGATGCCGGCGACGCGCCCGCCGCTGGTGCCGACGCGGATGTGCAGGAAGCTCGGGCGGCCCATGCGCGTGCCCTGCTCGCTCACGATGTCGACCGTCGCGGCCGGCGCCACCAGCCCGCGCTCGACCAGATACGCGCCGAGCGGCCCGCTGGCCGACCCGGTGGCCGGATCCTCGGGGATCCCGGAGGTGTGCGGAGCGAACATCCGCGCGTAGACGGTGGCCGCGCCCGGGGTTGCGCCCGGCCGGTCGGGAGCGAAGACGAACACGCCGAGGTTCGGCCCCTCGCCCTGCGCGGCCATCAGCGCGGGGACGTCGAGACGGGCGCGGTCCACCGCGGCCCGGTCCTCGAGCGGAATATAGAGGAAGGCGTTGCCGGTCGAGCCGGTGCAGACCGGATGGCCGGCCAGCAGGTCCGCCTCGGCCAGCCCGAGGGCCCGCGCGAAGCCGGCGCGATCGGTCAGCTCGGGCCCGAATTTCGCCGCCCCGTGCTTCATCCAGAGGAAGCTCGGGCGCGCCGGATCGCCCTCCAGCGTCACCTCCACCGGCCCGATGCCTTCCTCGAGATTGAACCGCGTCGTCCCGGCGGGCAGCAGCTTCTCGGTCGCCAGCACCCACCCGGTCCCGATCGTCGGATGCCCGGCGAACGGGATCTCGCGCGCCGGCGTGAAGATCCGCACCCGCGCCGCACAATCGCTCCGCGTCGGCGGCAGCAAGAACGTCGTCTCCGAGCAATTCATCTCCCGCGCGATCCCCTGCATCTCGGCATCCGCCAGTCCCTCCGCCTCGAACACCACCGCCAGCGGATTCCCCCCGAACACCCGCTCCGTGAACACATCCACCTGCACGAACCTCCACTCCCTCACGCCCTCTCCTCCGTCTTCGAAGCGATCGTGTACGGCGCGCGCTCGGGCGCGTGCGGCACCGCGAGCGAAGGCCCGGGGGTGGGGGGCGGCGGGCGGCCTCGCTGGAACCGTGTCTTCTGCGGATAGTCGAAGGCGCGCCGTCCCATCTCGTGGCCGATCGCCGCGCATCAGCCGCCCGCGACTCAGCGTGTTCCAGCGAGGCCGCCCGCCGCCCCCCACCCCCGGGCCGTTGACTAGCCGACCCGCGACCGACTCTTCCGCACGACGTGCGCGAGATGCTCCCGCTGCTGCTCCAGCTCCTTGATCCGCAGCAGCCACTCCGCCCGCACCGCCACCATGCCGTCGCCGCCCAGCCGGTTCACTTCCTTCAGCGATTCCCGGTACGACGCCAGGGTGCGCTCGATCTCCTGCAGCTCCTCCGCCGCGGTCATGCGCGGTCCTTCTTCGCCGCCCGCGCGATGGTGGCGATCTTGTCGGCGAAGCTCACCTGGCTGTCGTCCTGCGGCGCATAGCCGATCACCTCGCGCGCATTGGCGATCGACCAGAACCGGTGGCTGTTGCCGCTGATGCCGTAGATGATCTGGAACGGGATGCCCCGCGCGTCGCGGATGTCCTCGGTCTCGACCATGCGGATCGCCTGCTGCACCTGGTCGCGTCGCGAGAGATAGGCGCCGAGCGCGCGGTGCATCACCGGGATGTCGCCCGGCTTCACCTGGTCGATGTCGTCGTCGCGCGGCCCGCCGATGCGCCACTGCACGATCTCCAGCGCGCGCCCGTCCACCTTGCCGGTGGCGAACACGAAGGCCAGCAGCTCGTAGGCCGCCTTGGCCCAGCCGTACCAGTTGTCGGAGCGCGGCGGCATCTCCGGGGTCACCATGTCGAGCCGGCCTTCCCACACCAGCCGCTCGTAGTAGTCGGCCGCGTGGTTCGAGCTGCACACCACCACCCGGCGCACGCCCTCCTCGAGCGCGACCCGGCAGACGTTGTAGCAGAGGGCCACGTTGGTGTGCTCGGCCCAGAACTTCGCGTCGCTGTTGTCCTGCCAGGTGGTGGCGTCGAGGCTGGGCGCGCTGACGAAGCCGCAGTGGATGACCGCGTCGGCGCCGCGGAAATGCCGGCGATACGCGTCGCGATCGGGCCGGGTCAGATCCGACACCACCAGGCCGGGCACCGCGCGCCCGTCGCGCGTGGTGGGCCGCACGTCGATCGGCACGAGGTCCCACCGCTCGCCGAGCTCCGGGAACATCCGCTGGGCGACGTAGCCGGCCGCCCCGGTCACCACCACGCGTCGCTTCGCCATGATCCTCGCCTTGCCTCCTGTCGGATTACTTCGTCCCGGACGGCGGATTGACCGGCGCCGGCGGCGTGGATTCGCCCCGCTCGGGCAGGCTCGGCCGGAGCGGCACGTACAGCACCGACGGACGGCCGCGGCCGCCCTGCGGGTAGAGATCCATGAGGTCGTACACGGTCCGCGGCATGTCGGTGGTGACGGGCAGCCCGAGGCTCTTGGCCATCTCCACCGTGATCGGGAAATCGTGCGTCCACCGCCCGTCGGACAGCGTGGTGGCCAGGGCGGTCGCCTTCGGCTTCGGCAGGTGCTTGGCCAGCACCTCGGCCACGAACGCGCCGACCTGGGTCCGCGCCTTCGCGGCCACGTCGGCGAGGATCAAGGTCTCGTCGTCGATGTCCTCGGGCCTCTTGATGACGGGAACCTTCACGATCGAGGCGGCGGGCATGCTGCCGACCTGCGGATCCACCGGCCCGAGCACCGCGTTGGGATCCATCACGATCTCGTCCGCGGCCAGCGCGATCAGCGAGCCGCCCGACATCGCGTAG contains:
- a CDS encoding NAD(P)-dependent oxidoreductase, whose protein sequence is MAKRRVVVTGAAGYVAQRMFPELGERWDLVPIDVRPTTRDGRAVPGLVVSDLTRPDRDAYRRHFRGADAVIHCGFVSAPSLDATTWQDNSDAKFWAEHTNVALCYNVCRVALEEGVRRVVVCSSNHAADYYERLVWEGRLDMVTPEMPPRSDNWYGWAKAAYELLAFVFATGKVDGRALEIVQWRIGGPRDDDIDQVKPGDIPVMHRALGAYLSRRDQVQQAIRMVETEDIRDARGIPFQIIYGISGNSHRFWSIANAREVIGYAPQDDSQVSFADKIATIARAAKKDRA
- a CDS encoding enoyl-CoA hydratase/isomerase family protein; the encoded protein is MADEVLLTVDAGIATVTLNRPDQRNAMSTALLQGLRAAFDGLDERRDVRVVVIKGAGPAFCAGMDLKEMQQRRGEADPEGNVVEVLQRVERSRHPTIAALHGDAIAGGCELALHCDLRVAAEPARLGMPLARIGLVIPFPLGQKLVEIIGPAHTRHLLFTGQPVDARRAYEIGMVHQVVTPGELDAAVQALARRIADNAPFSLAGIKASILRATSLRESIRHDDLDAAATRARTSGDAQEGRRAMLEKRKPQFRGE
- a CDS encoding PhzF family phenazine biosynthesis protein — translated: MREWRFVQVDVFTERVFGGNPLAVVFEAEGLADAEMQGIAREMNCSETTFLLPPTRSDCAARVRIFTPAREIPFAGHPTIGTGWVLATEKLLPAGTTRFNLEEGIGPVEVTLEGDPARPSFLWMKHGAAKFGPELTDRAGFARALGLAEADLLAGHPVCTGSTGNAFLYIPLEDRAAVDRARLDVPALMAAQGEGPNLGVFVFAPDRPGATPGAATVYARMFAPHTSGIPEDPATGSASGPLGAYLVERGLVAPAATVDIVSEQGTRMGRPSFLHIRVGTSGGRVAGIEVGGRVVPVIDGRLRLP
- a CDS encoding acyl-CoA dehydrogenase family protein, whose translation is MTVFPGFTLPEELRLLGDQVRRFVQDEIVPLEQTLDPDAPDLPREEFQRLAAKTKAAGLWTLAAPEQYGGGGLDTFSMCVVLEAMSQHRMGLYNPGGGVFGRYPPPAIWAGSKAQIEKYAVPTLRDGNETFFAITEPSGGSDPAGAIQTRAERRGDRWVLNGRKVFISRAHDAPWGIVFARTDKGKGRGGISCFIVEHGTPGFHARPIRVIRTSAIPNDVSFEDCEIPAENLIGQEGQGLDLAFDLLVKNRFPYSACNLGVAVAAHRMAIAHAKQRSTFGAPLSQRQAIQWMLADAEVELRACRWIIWEGAWKADRGEDARVEASIAKLYSSEVLGRVIDAAVQIHGGYGVSKEFPLERWYREARVRRIGEGPSEVHRMVIARSLFR
- a CDS encoding acyl-CoA dehydrogenase family protein; the encoded protein is MATFNFELSTLPPEAEALRDEVRTFLKQELAQYRGADRARSWGGFNRDFSRRMGERGWIGMTWPKKYGGHERSALERYVVLEETLAAGAPVSAHWVADRQSGPLLLRFGTEEQRQRFLPRIARGELAFAIGMSEPDSGSDLASIRTRAEKVAGGYRVSGTKIWTSNAHLSDYAIALFRTKVVPDKKHEGLSQFLVDLKSPGISIRPIIDLAGGHHFNEVHFQDCLVPDDMRVGQEGDGWKQVTTELGFERSGPERYLSSLQLVIELIREAGQEPGERAAALIGHFTAHLVTLRQMSLSIATMLQAGKSTNLEAAVVKDIGTTFEQEIPEAVHALTGAEPRLGSGSDFEKTLGYLVQHAPSFSLRGGTREVLRGIIARGLGLR
- a CDS encoding LLM class F420-dependent oxidoreductase, which gives rise to MKKRWSLSVPMEGFALPELGDVARDAERLGYTDAWSFEVDGVDGFTPLAVIGLATDMRIGIAIANVFTRGPATLASTAAGLADVAPGRFVLGIGAGSQPIVESWNGGRFSKPATRVRETAQFLRAALAGERVVFKGETITVDGFRLSRVPKEPVPIHVAALREGMLRVAGQVGDGVILNWLSPDDVPRSVGVVREAARRAGRDADAIEVTARLFVNLDPPGPESDLVVRRHIAGYLNVPVYRAFQEWLGRREALGPMWSAWSAGDRKAAVAAIPEQVMSDLMPRGDLSQLKAHIQRYLDRGIDTAFLSLMTSEPDPQKKRDLMLDALRALAPGRK
- a CDS encoding FMN-binding negative transcriptional regulator → MYVPRHFEVTDTVWCHALMRAQSFAMMVTADDAGAPFVTHLPMLVDAGRGALGTLRGHVARANPHWRYLAAGRPTLVVFAGAHAYVSPSWYATHPSVPTWNYVAVHASGTGSLVEDASRVKALLADLVHVYEGAGGTAWSFESLPDDYVAGMQRGIVAFEIPIDRLEGKAKLSQNRDAVDQGRTRAALAAADDPLARAVAAMMAGGPPR